CCTAACCACCTCAGCGTGAGTGTGCGCAAGGAAACCGGTCGGCCTGCCAGTGACCATATCCGGAGCCGTATCGTGCTGGAAGCGCAACGCTTGGTGGCGCGCACCGATGCCTCCCTGAAGCAAGTCGCCTACCAGCTTGGCTTCGAGGATGTCGCGCATTTTAGCAAGCTCTTCAAGCGTTGCACTGGCGTCACGTTTTCTCACTTCAAGGAGCAAACCCGCACCCAATACCGCTTTCCCGCGCCCAACTTAATGGTGGCCTAGGTCACCCGGCCACGCATGTATTCCGCTGCTTACCAACCCTTCATGCAAGCGTTTCAGCTTACTGGTACCGCTGGCATCGATGACCTTCGCCCCATTGTGCTGCCCGTACCTAGCCCCGGCGCCGGACAAGTGCTGCTGCACGTGCACGCGCTCAGCCTCAATCCCATCGATGTGCAAACTACATATGGTCGGGGCGTTTACGCAGCCTTGCAGCACCAAGAGCTACTAGTGCCGGGCTGGGACGTATCGGGTGTCGTGGTAGCGGTGGGGGAGGGAGTAGCCGAAGACCTGATTGGACAGGCCATGTTTGGCGTGGTGAACTTCCCGGCGCCCGGCGGCACGTATGCCGAATACGTGGTGGCGCCAGCGCGTGAGCTAACTTTGAAGCCGGTTAGCTTGAGCCATACAGAGGCCGCCGCGGCTGGATTGGCGGCCCTCACGGCCTGGCAAACCTTAACTAACACCGCGCATTTGCAGCCCGGGCAGCGGATCCTTATTCATGCTGCCGCGGGTGGAGTGGGGCATTTTGCGGTGCAGCTGGCGAAAGAGCTAGGGGCGTATGTGATAGGAACTTCCTCGGGGGCAAGCCGGGTGTTCGTGCTGTCCTTAGGTGCCGACGAGCACGTGGACTACACTCAGCAGCAAGTAGATGAGGTGATGGCGCCCGTCGATGTGGTGCTGGATACCCTAGGGGGCGACGCCAGCCGTCATTCGATACCCATTATTAAGGCGGGTGGAATGCTCATCAGTCTGCGCTCCGATCTGTCGAATGACCTCGCTGCATTGGCCCTAGCGTATGGGGTGAGTCTTAAGCGTTTTCAGTTCGTGGCGTGTCCGGCCAATTTGCAGCAAGTGGCGGCGCGGCTTACCACCGGCGAGCTGCATGTGCATGTGGCGCGCACGTGGCCCTTCGCTCTCCTGCCAGAGGCCTTGCGGCAAGTCGCCAACAACCATGTACAGGGGAAAGTCTGCGTTACGCTGGAGTAACTACTTACTTGCTTGTCTGATAGAAGCAGCTCCAGGCCAAAACGGCTCACCTTCAGTAATGGTCGTCTTATCTGGCACTAGGGAATTGTCGGCTGCGCCATATGCGTGTGCCGTAACCTGGCTGGCAGTAGCAACGCCTCGCCTTGGGCGTAGACGGTGGCATGTACCGTGGTGCAGTATAGCGGAGGTTGGGTATCTTACGGGGCGTTTCCGAGACGGCAAGCTGCCGTCGAAGAGTGTCACCTAAGCCGCGTAACGACCATGAATCATTCCTTTGATGCACTGATAATTGGGGCTGGTCAGGCTGGCCCTTCGCTGGCCGGCCGGCTCACGGCGGCAGGCTGGACGGTCGGTTTCGTGGAGCGGAAAAACT
This Hymenobacter sp. GOD-10R DNA region includes the following protein-coding sequences:
- a CDS encoding NADP-dependent oxidoreductase, whose protein sequence is MYSAAYQPFMQAFQLTGTAGIDDLRPIVLPVPSPGAGQVLLHVHALSLNPIDVQTTYGRGVYAALQHQELLVPGWDVSGVVVAVGEGVAEDLIGQAMFGVVNFPAPGGTYAEYVVAPARELTLKPVSLSHTEAAAAGLAALTAWQTLTNTAHLQPGQRILIHAAAGGVGHFAVQLAKELGAYVIGTSSGASRVFVLSLGADEHVDYTQQQVDEVMAPVDVVLDTLGGDASRHSIPIIKAGGMLISLRSDLSNDLAALALAYGVSLKRFQFVACPANLQQVAARLTTGELHVHVARTWPFALLPEALRQVANNHVQGKVCVTLE